A single region of the Salvia miltiorrhiza cultivar Shanhuang (shh) chromosome 8, IMPLAD_Smil_shh, whole genome shotgun sequence genome encodes:
- the LOC131001676 gene encoding probable CDP-diacylglycerol--inositol 3-phosphatidyltransferase 2, whose product MANKSRPSTLSVYLYVPNIIGYVRILMNCYAFAICFKDKYLFSLLYFVSFVCDALDGWFARKLNQVSTFGVVLDMVTDRISTACLLVVLSQVYRPGLIFLSLLALDIASHWFQMHSTFLVGKSSHKDVKDSSSWLFKLYYRNRKFMGYCCVSCEVLYIILFLLANNPTENLIEVLLNVSTRNWLYLTLLPLSLVGWAIKQLINIIQMKTASDACILYDIAKKQ is encoded by the exons ATGGCGAACAAGTCCAGACCTAGTACATTGTCCGTTTACCTTTACGTCCCAAACATAATCG GTTATGTAAGAATTCTAATGAATTGCTATGCTTTTGCGATATGCTTTAAGGACAAGTATCTTTTCTCCCTTTTGTATTTTGTTAG ctTTGTATGTGATGCATTGGATGGATGGTTTGCACGCAAATTGAATCAAG TTTCAACATTTGGTGTAGTTCTTGACATGGTTACAGACAG GATAAGCACGGCTTGTCTGCTGGTTGTTCTCTCCCAAGTTTATAG GCCTGGGTTGATTTTCTTGTCATTGCTTGCTCTAGACATTGCCAGTCATTGGTTTCAAATGCATAG TACCTTCTTGGTGGGCAAGAGTAGTCATAAGGATGTTAAAGATAGCAGCAGCTGGCTTTTCAAGCTTTACTACAGGAATCGGAAGTTTATGGGTTATTGTTGTGTTTCTTGTGAG GTGCTTTATATTATATTGTTTCTTTTGGCAAATAATCCGACTGAGAACCTTATTGAA GTTTTATTAAATGTTTCTACGCGAAACTGGCTGTACCTGACTTTACTTCCTTTGAGTCTTGTTGGATGGGCAATCAAACAACTAATTAATATTATACAG ATGAAGACAGCTTCAGATGCATGTATACTTTATGACATCGCTAAGAAGCAGTAG
- the LOC131001652 gene encoding F-box protein At4g35930: MGKVSPAERQSKNGRQKRRLRNAKNKFLKPGALAQLRDSRASGSKSCTDLGKKRVAVLNRKQTGGDDSDPHQHKTTDQSPTLLSPVRFQFAPALGASDLFNPNNFGNTPKTPRAEEFLSESRLESLPVDLLVKILCHLHHDQLRAVFHVSQKIRKAVVIARQFHFNYTTPDRSRQEMLNTMTPLPTEHWPFMGKGGEKGMLIASPHTPKAPKHGPRPPSRLKFTEMRQVAAVLFQDSTFSLVPSVIQKPICKSLASNRVLFYEDELCQAVAQNKLR, translated from the exons ATGGGGAAAGTGTCTCCGGCCGAAAGACAATCGAAAAATGGTAGGCAGAAAAGGCGTTTGAGGAATGCCAAAAATAAGTTTTTGAAGCCTGGAGCTCTTGCTCAGCTCCGGGATAGCAGGGCGTCGGGTTCTAAATCTTGTACAGATCTTGGGAAGAAAAGAGTTGCGGTTTTAAATAGAAAGCAGACGGGTGGGGACGATTCCGATCCTCATCAGCACAAGACCACTGATCAGAGCCCGACGCTTTTATCGCCCGTAAGGTTTCAGTTTGCTCCTGCACTTGGAGCATCAGATTTGTTCAATCCCAATAATTTTGGTAACACTCCAAAGACCCCTCGAGCTGAGGAGTTCTTGTCTGAGTCCAGGCTTGAATCTCTCCCCGTTGATTTACTG GTTAAAATACTTTGCCACCTGCACCATGATCAGCTCAGAGCGGTTTTCCATGTCTCTCAGAAAATCAGGAAAGCA GTTGTTATAGCTAGACAGTTCCACTTCAATTATACTACTCCAGATAGATCGAGGCAAGAGATGCTAAACACAATGACTCCACTCCCAACCGAGCATTGGCCTTTTATGGG CAAGGGAGGCGAAAAAGGGATGCTGATTGCAAGCCCACACACGCCAAAGGCACCAAAGCATGGTCCTCGTCCACCCTCTCGTTTGAAGTTCACTGAGATGCGGCAAGTTGCCGCTGTTCTCTTCCAAGATTCAACATTCTCTTTGGTACCGTCTGTTATTCAGAAACCGATATGCAAGTCGTTGGCTTCCAACAGAGTCCTGTTCTATGAGGACGAATTGTGCCAGGCAGTTGCTCAGAACAAACTTCGTTGA